The Candidatus Zixiibacteriota bacterium genome includes a window with the following:
- a CDS encoding phosphate ABC transporter substrate-binding protein has protein sequence MKKLALMMVALVAVFSMAVAGSNITIKGSDTLVRLGQRWAEEYMKTNSETVIQVSGGGSGTGIAALLNGTTDVCEASRDMKEKEYKLAKDKGIDVYRISVALDGIAVFLNEGNPVNELSIPQLKGIYTGAITNWKEVGGKDARIILYGRENNSGTYAFFKEHVLDKEDYDAHTQTLPGTAAVVNAVAEDVNGIGYGGIAWAKGVKYASVKKDDTTAAVMPSVETVSNGTYPISRELYWFFNGKPTGDLQKLTNWALSEAGQKLSEEIGYVPLLKEMAEANMVK, from the coding sequence ATGAAGAAACTCGCACTGATGATGGTCGCACTGGTCGCCGTATTCTCCATGGCGGTTGCCGGCAGCAACATCACTATCAAAGGTTCCGATACCCTGGTTCGCCTGGGCCAGCGCTGGGCCGAAGAGTACATGAAGACCAACTCCGAGACCGTTATACAGGTCTCCGGCGGCGGCTCCGGCACCGGTATTGCCGCTCTGCTGAACGGCACGACCGATGTCTGCGAGGCCTCACGCGACATGAAGGAAAAGGAATACAAGCTGGCCAAGGATAAGGGGATCGATGTCTATCGCATCTCTGTCGCTTTGGACGGTATCGCCGTGTTTCTGAACGAGGGCAATCCGGTAAACGAACTTTCAATTCCGCAGCTTAAGGGAATCTACACCGGCGCCATAACCAACTGGAAAGAGGTTGGCGGCAAGGACGCTCGAATCATCCTCTACGGTCGTGAAAACAACTCCGGTACTTATGCCTTCTTCAAAGAGCATGTTCTCGATAAGGAAGACTACGACGCTCACACTCAGACGCTGCCGGGTACGGCGGCCGTAGTGAACGCGGTTGCGGAAGATGTGAACGGTATCGGCTACGGCGGTATTGCCTGGGCCAAGGGTGTGAAGTACGCCTCGGTTAAGAAGGACGATACTACCGCTGCGGTAATGCCCTCGGTTGAGACCGTTTCCAACGGCACTTACCCGATTTCCCGTGAACTGTACTGGTTCTTCAACGGCAAGCCGACCGGCGACTTACAGAAGCTGACCAACTGGGCGCTTTCCGAGGCCGGACAGAAATTGTCGGAGGAAATCGGCTATGTTCCTCTTTTGAAGGAAATGGCCGAGGCCAACATGGTGAAATAA
- the pstA gene encoding phosphate ABC transporter permease PstA — translation MSDATITTAAETSYRDERIVFKRKTSGVIPKSLTLLSSALIVAMLVIILGNVIMGGAGIISVGFLTKPPENGMEGGGIFPAIFGTVALVLLMTIAVVPVGVMTAVFLSEYTSPTSRITRIIRLAINNLAGVPSIVFGLFGLGFFIGFIGRGMDNLFFSSDGPVWGQPAIIWASLTLSVLTLPVVIVSTEEALRTIPRSLKDASFALGATRLQTIRRVILPQAMPGILTGAILAISRGAGEVAPIMFTGAAYYLPYLPGKLNDQFMELGYHIYVMATQSPDVEATKPILYGTVLVLLVLTFMLNSVAMVIRSKMRTRHRNG, via the coding sequence ATGAGTGACGCCACAATCACTACCGCGGCTGAGACTTCGTACCGGGACGAACGGATCGTTTTCAAGCGCAAGACTTCGGGTGTCATACCGAAGAGTCTGACGCTTTTATCGAGCGCCCTCATCGTGGCTATGCTGGTGATTATTCTGGGTAATGTCATCATGGGCGGCGCCGGCATAATCAGTGTCGGTTTTCTCACGAAACCGCCTGAGAACGGCATGGAGGGCGGCGGAATTTTCCCGGCGATTTTTGGAACGGTCGCTTTGGTGTTGTTAATGACTATCGCCGTGGTGCCGGTAGGAGTAATGACGGCCGTGTTTTTATCGGAATACACCTCGCCGACATCGCGCATTACGCGGATTATTCGCCTGGCGATCAATAACCTGGCCGGGGTGCCCTCGATTGTGTTCGGCCTGTTCGGACTCGGCTTTTTTATCGGCTTCATCGGACGGGGTATGGACAATTTGTTCTTCAGCTCCGACGGCCCGGTCTGGGGGCAACCCGCGATCATCTGGGCTTCGCTAACCCTCAGCGTGTTGACGCTGCCGGTGGTGATCGTTTCGACCGAAGAAGCCCTCCGCACGATTCCCCGGTCGCTCAAGGATGCCTCGTTCGCCCTCGGAGCGACGCGTCTCCAGACCATCCGCCGGGTGATTCTTCCACAGGCAATGCCGGGTATTTTGACCGGTGCGATTCTGGCCATCAGCCGGGGCGCCGGTGAAGTTGCCCCGATCATGTTCACCGGAGCGGCCTACTACCTGCCCTATTTGCCCGGGAAATTAAATGACCAATTCATGGAATTGGGCTATCACATATACGTTATGGCTACCCAGTCGCCGGACGTCGAAGCCACCAAGCCGATCCTGTACGGGACGGTGCTGGTGTTGCTGGTGTTGACGTTCATGCTGAACTCGGTGGCAATGGTAATTCGCTCGAAAATGAGAACCAGGCATCGCAATGGTTAG
- the pstB gene encoding phosphate ABC transporter ATP-binding protein PstB, whose product MKDSESQRKTKMRVENLDFYYGKNQALFDVTLDIEEHRVLALIGPSGCGKSTFLRTLNRMNDTIPGTNLTGRVLLENLDIYKEVRDVSTVRTRVGMVFQQSNPFPKSIFDNVAYGLRVNGITDRNLITEVVEDTLKKAALWEEVKDKLDSSAYMLSGGQQQRLCIARALAIQPEVVLMDEPASALDPISTAKIEDLIGELKQSYTIVIVTHNMQQAARVSDRTAFFLNGYMIEIGETNHIFTNPTNPKTEDYITGRFG is encoded by the coding sequence ATGAAGGACAGCGAATCACAGCGAAAGACCAAGATGCGCGTCGAAAACCTGGATTTCTACTATGGGAAAAACCAGGCCTTGTTCGATGTTACGCTCGATATCGAGGAACACCGGGTGCTGGCGTTGATCGGTCCGTCGGGCTGCGGCAAGTCAACATTCCTGCGCACGCTCAACCGGATGAACGATACCATTCCGGGAACGAATCTCACCGGCCGGGTGCTGCTCGAAAACCTCGACATATACAAAGAAGTGCGTGATGTCTCGACCGTGAGGACCAGAGTGGGTATGGTCTTCCAGCAGTCGAATCCGTTTCCGAAATCGATTTTCGACAATGTCGCCTACGGATTGCGGGTCAACGGCATCACGGACCGAAATTTAATTACTGAGGTGGTCGAAGATACGCTGAAAAAAGCCGCTCTCTGGGAAGAAGTGAAAGACAAGCTGGATTCCAGCGCTTATATGCTTTCCGGTGGGCAGCAACAGCGGCTCTGCATCGCCCGAGCATTGGCGATACAACCGGAAGTGGTCCTGATGGACGAGCCGGCCTCGGCGCTCGATCCCATCTCGACGGCGAAGATAGAGGATCTCATCGGTGAGCTTAAACAAAGCTATACGATCGTGATCGTTACGCACAATATGCAACAGGCGGCGCGTGTGTCCGACCGGACGGCGTTTTTCCTGAACGGTTACATGATCGAAATCGGTGAGACCAATCATATCTTCACCAATCCGACCAATCCGAAGACCGAGGATTATATTACAGGTCGTTTTGGATAA
- the phoU gene encoding phosphate signaling complex protein PhoU yields MTKHYQKEIDKLKKQLLHLTASVEERVQAAVSSVTEGDVKLAREVIEGDHEIDLMEVELEEELLKILALHQPVAIDLRFIVAALKINSDLERIGDLAVNIAERASQLRDFNVRSAPFRLEEMLGLVVAMVKGSTDALINMDADLARTICDTDDQVDEVHREAYRNTLVRIVDTPDQADYYISLVSISRNLERIADHATNIAEDVIYMVEGEIVRHQGGMLNGQ; encoded by the coding sequence ATGACAAAACATTATCAAAAAGAGATCGACAAGCTCAAGAAGCAGTTGCTGCATCTGACAGCCAGTGTCGAGGAGCGAGTTCAGGCGGCGGTGTCCTCGGTAACGGAGGGGGATGTCAAACTCGCTCGTGAGGTGATCGAGGGAGATCATGAGATCGACCTGATGGAAGTCGAGCTGGAGGAAGAACTACTCAAGATTCTGGCTCTGCACCAACCGGTGGCGATTGACCTGCGATTCATCGTGGCGGCGCTCAAGATCAATTCCGACCTGGAGCGGATCGGCGACCTGGCGGTCAATATCGCCGAACGGGCCAGCCAGCTCCGTGATTTTAACGTACGCTCGGCCCCGTTCCGCCTCGAAGAAATGCTGGGGCTGGTGGTGGCTATGGTTAAGGGCAGCACCGATGCCCTGATTAACATGGACGCCGATCTGGCCCGGACCATTTGTGATACCGACGATCAGGTCGACGAAGTTCATCGTGAAGCGTATCGAAACACTCTCGTTCGCATTGTCGACACGCCGGATCAGGCCGACTATTACATTTCGCTGGTAAGCATCTCGCGCAATCTGGAGCGGATTGCCGACCATGCTACCAATATCGCCGAGGATGTCATCTACATGGTTGAGGGTGAAATAGTACGGCATCAGGGCGGCATGCTTAACGGCCAATAG
- the pstC gene encoding phosphate ABC transporter permease subunit PstC, which yields MRKLKFKTKSRLGEILGERFIAINALTAVAAIFLIFIFIFKESLPIFYDKYVQEEASVGKMLFKQEYYEGRPAKWAWQPESEVPKFSLLPLFIGTIKAALVAMLFAVPLGVGAAIYSAEFANKRLRELIKPTIEILAGIPSVVLGFFALIVLASVLQNLFGLVFRLNALNAGIALGIAVIPIVFTVAEDAMTSVPSSLRNAALALGASPWQVSLTVVLPAALPGIAAGCVLGFGRAVGETMIVLMASGNAAIISASFTDSIRTISASIAAELAEVVFGSTHYNVLFFLGTILFIFTFLINLGGDMVLARLKERFHGKTS from the coding sequence ATGAGAAAACTTAAATTCAAAACTAAGTCCCGCCTGGGTGAAATACTCGGAGAGCGGTTCATCGCGATCAACGCGCTGACGGCCGTGGCGGCGATTTTCCTGATCTTCATTTTCATTTTCAAGGAGTCGTTGCCGATTTTCTACGACAAGTACGTTCAGGAAGAGGCCAGTGTCGGCAAGATGCTTTTTAAACAGGAGTACTACGAAGGCCGACCGGCCAAATGGGCCTGGCAACCTGAATCGGAAGTCCCCAAATTTTCACTGCTGCCGTTGTTCATCGGCACGATTAAAGCTGCCCTGGTGGCCATGCTGTTCGCGGTTCCGTTGGGTGTCGGGGCGGCGATCTATTCGGCCGAGTTTGCCAACAAGCGACTTCGAGAATTGATCAAACCAACGATTGAGATATTAGCCGGGATTCCCTCGGTAGTGCTGGGATTTTTCGCCCTGATTGTCCTGGCCAGTGTTTTGCAGAATTTATTCGGTCTGGTGTTTCGCTTGAATGCCCTCAATGCCGGTATCGCGCTGGGGATTGCGGTTATTCCGATCGTGTTCACGGTTGCCGAGGACGCCATGACCTCGGTGCCTTCGTCATTACGTAATGCCGCCCTGGCTCTGGGCGCTTCGCCCTGGCAGGTGTCCCTGACGGTAGTGTTGCCGGCAGCCTTACCCGGAATCGCCGCCGGTTGTGTGTTGGGATTCGGACGAGCCGTCGGTGAGACGATGATCGTCCTCATGGCTTCCGGGAATGCCGCTATCATATCGGCTTCGTTTACCGACTCGATTCGTACGATCTCCGCCTCGATCGCAGCCGAACTGGCCGAGGTGGTGTTCGGCTCCACTCACTACAATGTGTTGTTCTTTCTCGGCACGATCCTGTTCATTTTCACCTTCCTGATCAATTTGGGCGGTGACATGGTTCTGGCTCGACTGAAAGAACGTTTCCACGGGAAGACATCATGA